One genomic region from Spirulina subsalsa PCC 9445 encodes:
- a CDS encoding amino acid ABC transporter ATP-binding protein, with the protein MVKATTEQSIAIQVDRLYKSFGSLKVLREITTEIKRGEVIAIIGPSGCGKSTFLRCLNLLEMPTSGKIYIDGEEITAPNVDVMRIRQNVGMVFQHFHLFPHMTVLQNVMYAPLKVKKMPKAEASQKALTLLKRVGLEEKADVFPSRLSGGQKQRVAIARALAMEPDVMLFDEPTSALDPEMVKEVLDVMKQVSESGMTMAIVTHEMGFAREVADRIFFLDGGKIAEDAPPDEFFSSPKSDRAQQFLEKVL; encoded by the coding sequence ATGGTTAAAGCTACAACGGAGCAATCGATTGCTATTCAAGTGGATCGACTGTATAAATCCTTTGGGAGTTTGAAGGTTTTACGGGAAATTACCACAGAAATTAAGCGAGGGGAAGTTATCGCCATTATTGGCCCTTCGGGCTGTGGAAAGTCTACCTTTTTGCGCTGTTTAAATCTGCTGGAGATGCCTACATCGGGTAAGATTTATATTGATGGGGAGGAAATTACAGCCCCTAATGTGGATGTGATGAGGATTCGGCAAAATGTGGGCATGGTGTTCCAACATTTCCATTTATTCCCCCACATGACGGTTTTACAAAATGTGATGTATGCCCCCCTTAAGGTGAAGAAAATGCCCAAAGCGGAGGCCAGTCAGAAAGCCCTGACGTTGTTAAAGCGGGTGGGTTTGGAGGAAAAGGCGGATGTCTTTCCCTCTCGTCTGTCTGGGGGACAAAAACAACGGGTTGCGATCGCCCGCGCTTTAGCGATGGAACCCGATGTTATGCTCTTTGATGAACCCACCTCCGCCCTAGATCCGGAAATGGTCAAGGAAGTTCTCGACGTGATGAAACAAGTCTCTGAAAGTGGGATGACGATGGCCATTGTCACCCATGAAATGGGCTTTGCGCGGGAAGTGGCCGACCGGATTTTCTTCCTCGATGGGGGGAAAATTGCCGAAGATGCGCCCCCTGACGAGTTTTTCAGTTCCCCCAAAAGCGATCGCGCTCAACAGTTTCTAGAAAAAGTTCTCTAG
- a CDS encoding amino acid ABC transporter permease — protein MNNILWGVNGLMPSSLILAQMNLDFARIAESIPFILTGLNVTLQFTLISAILGFIWGTVLSLFKISSFKPLYWFGMGYTSIFRGTPLLVTLSLIYFATPQLTGYNISGFEAGIITFTLNSGAYISEVIRAGILAVDRGQAEAAMSLGVRYKPMMLDIILPQAIKNILPALVNESIALLKDSTLVSTIGAQDLLRRAQIVGAQKYVYFEPLLLVAVIYYAMVMILTVGSVILENQLRRSS, from the coding sequence ATGAATAATATTTTGTGGGGAGTGAATGGACTAATGCCATCGAGTTTAATTTTAGCACAAATGAATCTTGATTTTGCTCGTATTGCAGAGTCCATCCCATTTATTTTGACCGGGCTGAATGTCACCTTACAATTTACCTTAATTTCAGCCATTCTGGGGTTTATTTGGGGGACTGTTTTATCCCTATTTAAAATTTCCAGTTTTAAGCCCCTCTACTGGTTTGGCATGGGTTACACTTCCATTTTTCGGGGAACTCCTTTGCTGGTGACACTCTCCCTGATTTACTTTGCCACGCCCCAATTAACAGGTTATAACATTTCTGGATTTGAAGCGGGGATCATTACCTTTACCCTCAATTCTGGGGCTTATATTTCTGAGGTGATTCGGGCGGGTATTTTAGCTGTAGATCGGGGACAAGCTGAGGCGGCGATGTCTTTAGGGGTGCGATATAAACCTATGATGTTAGATATTATTTTACCCCAAGCAATTAAAAATATTTTGCCAGCTTTGGTCAATGAAAGTATTGCCCTGTTGAAGGATTCAACCTTGGTGTCTACCATTGGGGCGCAGGATTTATTACGACGGGCGCAAATTGTGGGGGCGCAAAAGTATGTCTACTTTGAACCGTTGCTATTAGTGGCGGTGATTTATTACGCCATGGTGATGATCTTAACGGTGGGATCCGTCATCTTAGAAAATCAGTTACGCCGGAGTAGTTAA
- a CDS encoding transporter substrate-binding domain-containing protein, which yields MKRRLFLFTLGFAASLSIGAIAGCTNQTATTEDGKPILVMATSADYPPYEFYETGRGLGEPVGFDIDIARYITDKLGYGLQINDMDFNGIIPALQSKRADFAMAGMTPTEERRQSVDFSDVYYEAKNTIVARAGSGFKTFEDLAEKRVGVQLGSTQEQTTKEQAKEFPTMTVESRNRVSEVIQEIKAGRIDAAIVEDTVAKGYIQNNPDLEFTTIENQEAAGSAIAFPQGSELVEKFNEVLAEMRESGELDRLVQKWFEDYFAEQEAGENQ from the coding sequence ATGAAACGCCGATTATTTCTATTTACCCTAGGTTTCGCCGCTTCTCTGAGCATTGGTGCGATCGCCGGATGTACCAATCAAACCGCTACAACCGAAGACGGGAAACCCATTCTCGTTATGGCCACTTCTGCCGACTACCCCCCCTATGAATTCTACGAAACTGGGCGGGGTTTAGGCGAACCTGTAGGCTTTGATATTGATATTGCCAGATATATCACCGATAAGCTGGGTTATGGCCTACAAATCAACGACATGGACTTTAATGGTATTATACCCGCCCTACAGTCCAAGCGGGCCGATTTTGCTATGGCTGGCATGACTCCCACAGAAGAACGGAGACAAAGTGTTGATTTTTCTGATGTTTATTATGAAGCCAAAAACACCATTGTTGCTCGGGCCGGGAGTGGTTTCAAAACCTTTGAAGATTTAGCTGAAAAACGGGTCGGAGTACAGTTAGGTTCTACCCAAGAACAAACCACCAAAGAACAAGCTAAAGAATTTCCCACCATGACGGTAGAATCCCGAAACCGAGTAAGTGAAGTAATCCAAGAAATTAAAGCGGGACGCATTGACGCGGCGATTGTAGAAGATACCGTAGCCAAGGGCTATATTCAAAATAACCCAGATTTGGAATTTACCACCATTGAAAATCAAGAGGCCGCCGGTTCAGCTATTGCCTTCCCCCAAGGTTCAGAGTTAGTGGAAAAGTTTAATGAAGTCTTAGCCGAAATGCGGGAAAGTGGCGAATTAGACCGACTGGTTCAAAAATGGTTTGAGGATTACTTCGCCGAACAAGAAGCAGGGGAGAATCAATAG
- a CDS encoding DUF4276 family protein, translating into MVRLYLFAEGQTEQTFADNLIKSHLSQYEVFLHNPILIAHAKKKGRVHRGGGRQYTPMKNDIMRFLKQEKSSDVFFTTMIDLYAISPQFPGLAEAERIRQDPVKRVEFLEERFAKDIDDQRFIPYLQLHEYEAYLFSDPECFEYLNESNPEGIKTLQRVAREYQSPEFINDGQETAPSKRIIAQFPSYGKAKSTFGPQLAEKVGLSAIRNKCPHFNQWLLQLESLGS; encoded by the coding sequence ATGGTGCGTCTTTATCTATTTGCTGAAGGACAAACTGAGCAAACCTTTGCGGACAACTTAATCAAATCACACCTGTCTCAGTATGAAGTATTTTTGCATAATCCGATCCTCATTGCTCATGCTAAAAAAAAGGGTCGTGTCCATCGTGGAGGAGGTCGTCAGTATACGCCTATGAAGAATGACATTATGCGGTTTCTTAAGCAGGAAAAGTCTTCTGATGTTTTCTTCACAACTATGATTGATTTATATGCTATTTCTCCCCAGTTTCCCGGATTAGCTGAGGCTGAACGTATACGACAAGATCCAGTAAAGCGAGTTGAATTTTTAGAGGAAAGATTTGCTAAAGATATTGATGATCAACGTTTCATTCCTTACCTTCAGTTACATGAGTATGAAGCCTATCTTTTTTCTGATCCAGAGTGTTTTGAGTATCTGAACGAGAGCAATCCAGAAGGGATTAAAACCCTTCAAAGGGTTGCTAGGGAGTATCAAAGCCCTGAATTCATCAACGACGGGCAGGAAACAGCGCCTAGCAAGCGGATTATCGCTCAATTCCCTAGCTATGGCAAGGCGAAATCTACTTTCGGACCACAGTTAGCTGAAAAAGTTGGGCTGTCAGCTATTCGGAACAAATGTCCTCATTTCAACCAGTGGTTATTACAACTGGAGTCTTTAGGGAGTTAA
- a CDS encoding AAA family ATPase — protein sequence MNKLQRLTLNGFKSIKEMDLQLDSLNILIGANGAGKSNLISFFKMLNEMMAGRFQQYIGTSGRAQSLLHFGPKITPQIEAKLQFQVENGLDSYHLRLFHAAGDTLIFAQETLSFLATGWAEPRVDELGAGHQETKLIKAAEEGEQTAKTLRYLLNRCRVYHFHDTSSTADVRQSCYVGDNRWLKPDAGNLAALLLRFRAENSSLAYQRIIGTIRLIAPFFDDFVLEPDVSNRVMLNWREKDSDRVFGPHQFSDGTLRAICLITLLLQPEDELPELIVVDEPELGLHPYALNIVADLFSQAALHTQILISTQSSSFLDNFDPDDVITVHREGKASLFKRLTSKELDDWLNEYSLGEVWQKNVIGGGPH from the coding sequence TTGAACAAATTACAAAGACTAACCCTGAATGGCTTCAAATCCATTAAAGAGATGGATCTTCAACTGGATTCTTTAAATATATTAATTGGCGCAAATGGGGCGGGTAAAAGTAATCTTATCTCATTCTTTAAAATGCTGAACGAGATGATGGCAGGTCGCTTTCAGCAATACATTGGAACATCAGGACGCGCCCAGTCTCTCCTACATTTTGGCCCCAAAATAACACCTCAAATTGAGGCAAAGCTGCAATTTCAGGTTGAAAATGGACTGGACAGTTACCACCTCCGATTATTTCATGCCGCCGGGGATACGCTAATTTTTGCTCAAGAAACCTTGAGTTTTTTAGCAACAGGTTGGGCAGAGCCAAGAGTTGATGAATTAGGGGCAGGTCATCAAGAAACCAAACTGATCAAGGCAGCAGAGGAAGGCGAACAAACAGCTAAAACCCTTAGATATTTACTGAACCGTTGCCGCGTCTATCATTTTCATGACACCTCATCCACAGCAGATGTTCGTCAATCTTGTTATGTTGGGGATAATCGATGGTTAAAACCTGATGCGGGGAATCTAGCCGCCTTGCTCTTAAGATTTCGTGCAGAAAATTCAAGTTTAGCTTATCAGCGTATTATTGGCACAATTCGTCTGATTGCTCCTTTTTTTGATGATTTTGTTCTAGAGCCAGATGTCTCTAATCGTGTCATGCTGAACTGGAGAGAAAAAGACTCAGATCGGGTATTTGGCCCCCACCAGTTTTCAGACGGGACTTTACGCGCTATCTGTTTGATCACATTGCTCTTACAACCAGAGGACGAACTACCGGAACTCATTGTAGTTGATGAACCTGAGTTAGGACTTCATCCTTATGCCTTAAATATTGTAGCTGATTTATTTAGTCAGGCGGCACTGCACACACAAATACTGATTAGCACTCAATCTAGTTCTTTTTTAGATAATTTTGATCCAGATGATGTAATCACAGTGCATAGGGAGGGTAAAGCTTCTCTATTCAAACGATTAACCTCCAAAGAACTGGACGATTGGCTAAATGAGTATAGTTTAGGTGAAGTTTGGCAAAAAAATGTTATTGGTGGAGGCCCTCATTAA
- a CDS encoding DUF5615 family PIN-like protein, with protein sequence MKLLFDHNLSPRLVQRLADLFPESTHVYSNDREVWDYAKHDEFIIVTKDSDYNELLTLRGFPPKVIWIRRGNCSTTDIETILRSGRYSNLNH encoded by the coding sequence ATGAAGCTGCTATTTGACCACAATCTTTCACCTCGGCTAGTACAACGACTCGCTGACCTGTTTCCTGAATCAACCCACGTTTACTCCAATGATCGCGAGGTTTGGGATTATGCCAAGCACGATGAATTCATTATCGTCACCAAAGACAGCGATTACAACGAACTCCTCACATTAAGAGGCTTTCCCCCGAAAGTAATTTGGATTCGTCGTGGCAACTGCTCTACCACAGACATTGAAACAATCCTGCGAAGCGGCAGATATTCAAACCTTAATCACTGA
- a CDS encoding DUF433 domain-containing protein — MDYRERITLEPGKRSGKPCIRGMRITVYDVLSYLASGMTYQEILDDFPYLTQEDILACLSYAAHREQQTLLVQA; from the coding sequence ATGGACTACAGAGAACGAATTACCCTAGAACCGGGTAAACGCAGTGGTAAACCCTGCATTCGCGGTATGCGGATCACTGTTTATGATGTGCTATCTTATTTAGCCTCTGGCATGACTTACCAAGAAATTTTAGACGACTTTCCCTACCTCACCCAAGAAGATATCTTGGCTTGCCTCAGTTACGCCGCCCATCGGGAACAACAAACCCTACTGGTGCAAGCATGA